One genomic segment of Syngnathus typhle isolate RoL2023-S1 ecotype Sweden linkage group LG8, RoL_Styp_1.0, whole genome shotgun sequence includes these proteins:
- the ablim1a gene encoding actin-binding LIM protein 1a, which produces MLPALSSPCSSLQRTVYLPGMSAKVAHAQDTQHHSTEKPLIQCFKCRQPCKGEVLRVQNKHFHLKCFTCKACGCDLAQGGFFMKNGDYLCTVDYQRMHGTRCNGCGDFVEGEVVTALGKTYHPACFVCTICKRPFPAGDRVTFNGKDCLCQYCIEPMSPGPKDVLGASNCAGCGRDIKNGQALLALDKQWHLGCFKCKACGKVLTGEYISKDGAPYCEKDYQIHFGVQCEACHQFITGKVLEAGDKHYHPSCARCSRCNQMFTEGEEMYLQGSTVWHPGCKNTTRTEEKHRERLLPPSHLFLQKTERQPTRSSSESICSRPGSSIPGSPGHTIYAKVDNEILDYRDLAAIPKVKAIYDIERPDLITYEPMYTTSMEEREERRESVGELLNARRERSPLPDEKYFRTMSPTLSNEGCYDKRERILQRSTSQGSLGSPVYNRHGYTPTLSRSPQHFHRPAAAGARTPFLPAEALTGMQKLCSALCSNSVGSRNSDSRPTSPFRHHFLPHSQGTDPPSGRSSPLPLRPDSRPGTPPLSLTPKHFHLPDQGSNIYRKPPIYKQYAAIARQSKSADDIIRSATFPAAHAPSPDDSWQSEGDCWPCSNILLGTEGRRRSREEEEEDALKKKQLQEEHLNKIQSGLGKLILREEMEKEQIRERHVRSVSAQRYDTKQDNGDADPTSPTRTNSLPGYGRNGLHRPQSTDFTQYNSYADMCGGGREFQHIKDGRAALARMDRGVSMPNMLEPKVYPYEMLMITSRGRPKLPRDVDRTRLERHLAPETFFDIFGMEIQEFDRLPLWKRNDMKKRAKLF; this is translated from the exons TGGCTCATGCGCAGGATACGCAGCACCACTCTACAGAGAAGCCCCTGATCCAGTGCTTTAAGTGCAGGCAACCATGCAAGGGCGAGGTGCTGCGAGTGCAAAACAAACACTTTCACCTAAAGTGCTTCACTTGTAAAG CGTGTGGATGTGACCTGGCCCAGGGGGGCTTCTTCATGAAGAATGGAGATTATCTGTGCACGGTGGACTACCAGCGCATGCACGGGACTCGCTGCAATGGATGCGGGGACTTTGTGGAGGGGGAAGTGGTCACTGCACTGGGCAAGACTTATCACCCTGCCTGCTTTGTTTGCACCATTTGCAA ACGGCCGTTCCCTGCCGGCGACAGGGTGACCTTCAACGGGAAGGACTGTCTGTGTCAGTACTGTATTGAGCCCATGTCTCCTGGACCAAAAGACGTCCTGGGCGCCAGCA ATTGTGCAGGATGCGGTCGCGATATCAAGAATGGACAGGCTCTCCTAGCATTAGACAAACAGTGGCATCTTGGTTGTTTCAAATGTAAGGCCTGTGGGAAAGTGCTAACTGGAGAGTACATCAGCAA GGATGGTGCACCATACTGTGAGAAGGACTACCAGATTCATTTTGGAGTGCAGTGCGAAGCGTGTCATCAGTTCATCACAGGCAAAGTACTTGAG GCGGGAGATAAGCATTACCACCCTAGCTGTGCGAGATGCAGCAGGTGCAATCAGATGTTCACAGAAGGAGAGGAAATGTACCTGCAAG GATCAACAGTATGGCATCCTGGCTGCAAGAACACAACTAGAACAGAGGAGAAACACAGGGAGAGG CTACTGCCTCCGTCCCATTTATTCCTTCAAAAAACAGAAAGGCAG CCGACGAGGTCGTCATCTGAAAGTATTTGTTCCAGACCTGGTTCAAGCATACCTGGCTCACCGGGTCACACAATCTAT GCAAAAGTAGACAATGAGATTCTTGATTACAGAGACCTAGCTGCCATTCCAAAAGTCAAAGCCATTTATGACATTGAGCGCCCTGACCTTATTACCTATGAACCTATGTACACCACCTCCAtggaggagagagaggagagacgaGAAAGTGTAGGAGAG CTGCTTAATGCCAGGAGGGAGCGCTCGCCCTTACCTGACGAAAAG tattttagaaCCATGTCTCCAACCCTATCCAATGAG GGTTGTTATGACAAGAGAGAACGCATTCTTCAGCGGTCCACCAGTCAGGGTTCCTTAGGCTCGCCAGTTTATAATCGCCATGGTTATACTCCCACTCTGTCAAGGTCCCCGCAGCATTTTCACAGGCCAG CTGCTGCTGGGGCCCGTACTCCCTTCCTCCCCGCAGAAGCTCTGACAGGCATGCAGAAGCTCTGCTCCGCCTTGTGCAGTAACAGTGTGGGCTCCAGAAATAGTGACTCCCGCCCCACCTCCCCCTTTAGACACCACTTCCTCCCCCATAGTCAAG GCACTGACCCACCAAGCGGCCGGAGCTCCCCTCTCCCACTCAGGCCCGACAGCCGGCCGGGCACCCCGCCTCTCTCTTTGACCCCTAAACATTTTCACCTCCCAG ATCAGGGCAGTAACATCTACAGAAAACCACCCATCTACAAACAATATG CTGCCATAGCACGTCAAAGCAAGTcggctgatgacatcatcagatcTGCCACCTTCCCTGCCGCCCATGCTCCCTCTCCAGATGACAGCTGGCAGAGCGAGGGTGATTGTTGGCCCTGCTCTAACATTCTATTAG GTACAGAAGGAAGAAGACGATCcagagaagaagaggaggaagatgccttgaaaaaaaagcagcttcagGAAGAACATCTCAACAAG ATTCAGTCAGGTTTGGGGAAGCTAATTCTCAGGGAGGAAATGGAAAAAGAGCAGATTCGGGAACGCCACGTAAGGAGTGTATCTGCTCAGCGCTATGACACCAAGCAGGATAACGGGGATGCAG ATCCAACTTCTCCAACTAGAACAAACTCTTTGCCTGGATATGGGAGGAATGGCCTTCATCGG CCCCAGTCAACAGATTTCACACAGTACAACAGCTACGCTGACATGTGCGGAGGAGGCAGAG AGTTTCAG CACATTAAGGATGGCCGTGCAGCACTTGCAAGGATGGACAGGGGAGTTTCTATGCCTAATATGTTGGAGCCCAAA GTGTATCCCTATGAAATGCTCATGATAACCAGTAGAGGGAGACCTAAACTGCCCAGGGACGTGGACAGAACCAGACTGGAG CGCCACTTAGCACCTGAAACATTCTTTGACATCTTTGGAATGGAGATCCAGGAGTTTGACAGGCTTCCCCTGTGGAAACGCAACGACATGAAAAAGAGGGCCAAGCTTTTTTAG
- the LOC133158680 gene encoding probable E3 ubiquitin-protein ligase TRIML1: MNCLFNSLRMLHVQYLHHSLQELLKSHQECLKLQREVAKDRQKNLAEQQSEISKKSYVIKENIIRKYLEIQAILDNDLRTTLSHLEAEERAAVSTLDWLMERNWSLMQKTEQDLAEITATLDHVNLHAHAMPDHKDAGVMDRGPHALDGTECCSVSLDAAKAEQILSLTDNMLLFISSLTPTIKNLVKSYSSDVCLDPDTAHPKLLISPQGDSVTYTDTWKELPDTPLRFDTTLNVISLQSFSFGCHYWEMDVTGKTYWELGVTYPSIPRKGIAEDCWLGRGDESWCVEFFGGEYTAWHRGVPHRLLVTKQYCRIGILCNFPAGSVMFVDADDMSPLFCFCAGSFSDSLHLALCPGHDHNGTNAKPIVICNAISSAPLV, translated from the exons ATGAACTGTTTATTCAACAGTTTGAGGATGTTGCATGTTCAATATTTGCACCATTCTCTACAGGAGTTGTTAAAAAGTCATCAAGAATGTCTAAAGTTGCAGAGGGAGGTGGCAAAAGACAGACAGAAGAACCTGGCCGAGCAACAATCGGAAATCTCT aaaaagtcctaTGTGATAAAGGAGAACATAATAAGAAAATATCTGGAGATCCAAGCCATCCTGGACAACGACCTGAGGACAACGCTGTCGCACTTGGAAGCAGAGGAGCGAGCTGCTGTCTCAACTCTGGACTGGCTCATGGAAAGGAACTGGTCTCTGATGCAGAAGACGGAACAGGACCTGGCAGAAATCACAGCAACTCTAGACCATGTGAATTTACATGCTCATGCAATG CCAGACCATAAAGATGCAGGGGTGATGGATAG AGGTCCACATGCACTCGATGGGACAGAGTGTTGCAGCGTGAGCTTGGACGCCGCCAAAGCTGAGCAGATTCTCAGTCTCACCGACAACATGCTTCTGTTCATCTCGTCTCTCACTCCTACCATAAAGAATCTTGTGAAAAGTT ATTCAAGTGATGTGTGCTTGGATCCAGATACAGCCCATCCCAAGCTGCTCATATCTCCTCAAGGAGACAGTGTCACCTACACGGACACATGGAAGGAGCTTCCTGACACCCCTTTACGCTTTGACACCACTCTTAATGTCATCAGCTTGCAAAGTTTCAGTTTTGGCTGTCATTACTGGGAAATGGACGTGACGGGCAAGACCTACTGGGAGCTTGGGGTCACGTATCCCAGCATTCCACGCAAGGGCATCGCTGAGGACTGCTGGCTGGGTCGAGGAGATGAGTCGTGGTGCGTGGAGTTTTTCGGTGGGGAGTATACAGCCTGGCACCGAGGTGTGCCCCATCGACTGCTTGTCACAAAACAGTACTGTCGAATTGGAATTTTGTGTAATTTCCCAGCCGGGTCAGTGATGTTTGTGGATGCAGACGATATGTCACCGCTGTTCTGCTTCTGCGCGGGGAGCTTCTCCGACAGCCTCCACTTGGCTTTGTGTCCTGGCCACGATCACAATGGAACCAATGCAAAACCTATTGTAATATGTAATGCAATATCTTCAGCTCCACTTGTTTGA
- the habp2 gene encoding hyaluronan-binding protein 2: protein MNLKLLFFCLFLAVILIPAQTKPDKRKKHHRHRDHGNGPQEIRGRKRGRHERRRQLFQDIINDMFFGISGEDDDDDDDDPSEWLFDIQEPAGQCDPNPCQNNGVCKEKGKKRKFKCDCQKPFRGRRCEKGPRICKKGTCGRGECVLTSTPPYFECKCKHPFQPPRCRTYTTCEPNPCMNGGECIKDGDDFDCNCPEGFSGRFCNVGPNDCYEDDGESYRGNVSETIDGDECLYWNSHFILESGIDPFNTFEDSDGLGPHNRCRNPDGDLSPWCFYRRGQKLLWNYCDVDDCSEEGIAPSDAPSPPAPPAPSATSAIPNPPTPEPTPATPDQEPTKPPQPSDASPTPTFSETRFSTCGKPQPKKRLSRIYGGLKVSPGALPWQVSLQARPKGSTQKYKHICGGVLIESCWILTAGHCVHKQEDMKVVMGGLSLDTSEPTEQIFDVEEAIVHENYKETPVSVHNDIALLRLEDTDGVCANETQFVKAACLPDGPLDDGEECTISGWGATEESDYGSNHLLEAKVLLINQEKCSESSIYGPVLDDSMFCAGNLRGGVDSCQGDSGGPLTCEQNSTHFIYGLVSWGDQCGKKNKPGVYARVTHFLDWIKSKTQASPK from the exons ATGAATTTGAAGCTCCTCTTCTTTTGCCTCTTTCTTGCTGTGATCCTCATCCCAGCCCAA ACAAAACCTGACAAACGTAAAAAGCATCATCGTCACCGTGACCATGGAAATGGTCCTCAAGAAATCAGGGGTCGAAAACGTGGACGACATGAAAGAAGGAGACAACTATTTCAAGACATAATTAATG ACATGTTCTTTGGAATCTCTGGAgaagatgacgacgacgacgatgatgacccAAGTGAATGGCTCTTTGACATTCAAGAGCCAGCGG GCCAATGTGACCCAAACCCTTGCCAAAATAATGGCGTTTGCaaggaaaaaggaaagaaaagaaaattcaaatgtGACTGTCAAAAACCTTTCAGGGGAAGACGCTGCGAGAAAG GACCAAGAATTTGCAAGAAGGGTACATGCGGTCGTGGCGAGTGTGTGTTGACTTCCACTCCACCTTATTTTGAGTGCAAATGCAAGCATCCCTTCCAGCCGCCACGGTGTAGAACAT ATACTACTTGTGAGCCTAATCCATGTATGAATGGTGGAGAATGCATCAAGGACGGTGATGACTTTGATTGCAACTGTCCTGAAGGCTTCAGTGGTCGTTTCTGCAACGTTG GCCCTAACGACTGTTATGAGGATGATGGCGAGTCATATCGTGGCAACGTGAGTGAGACGATTGATGGAGACGAATGCCTCTATTGGAACTCTCATTTCATCCTGGAGAGCGGAATAGATCCTTTCAACACATTTGAGGACAGTGATGGCCTTGGCCCTCACAACCGCTGCAG GAACCCAGATGGCGACTTGTCACCATGGTGTTTCTACAGAAGAGGCCAAAAACTGCTGTGGAATTACTGCGATGTAGACGATTGTTCTGAAG AAGGGATTGCGCCCTCAGATGCTCCATCTCCTCCAGCCCCTCCTGCTCCTTCAGCTACTTCAGCTATTCCTAATCCCCCTACTCCAGAGCCAACACCAGCTACCCCAGACCAAGAGCCAACCAAGCCTCCACAACCTAGCGATGCCTCACCCACTCCCACATTTTCTGAAACACGGTTCAGCACTTGTGGGAAGCCACAGCCAAAGAAACGCTTATCTCGAATCTATGGGGGATTGAAGGTGTCCCCTGGGGCATTACCCTGGCAGGTCTCCCTGCAAGCGAGACCCAAGGGATCTACTCAGAAGTACAAGCACATCTGTGGAGGGGTTCTCATTGAAAGCTGCTGGATACTGACAGCTGGACACTGCGT TCATAAACAAGAGGACATGAAGGTGGTTATGGGAGGACTCTCTCTGGACACCAGTGAGCCTACTGAGCAGATCTTTGACGTTGAAGAAGCTATTGTGCATGAAAACTACAAGGAGACTCCAGTGTCAGTTCACAATGACATCG CATTGCTGCGACTTGAAGACACAGATGGTGTTTGTGCCAATGAAACCCAGTTTGTGAAGGCAGCCTGTCTGCCCGATGGTCCTCTAGATGATGGGGAGGAATGTACCATTTCTGGATGGGGTGCTACTGAGGAAT CTGATTATGGTTCCAACCATTTGTTGGAGGCCAAAGTTCTGCTGATCAACCAAGAGAAATGCTCTGAGAGCAGTATTTATGGCCCAGTTTTGGATGATAGCATGTTCTGTGCTGGCAATCTACGAGGAGGGGTCGATTCCTGCCAG GGTGACTCTGGTGGACCGCTGACCTGTGAGCAGAACagcactcattttatttatggtCTGGTGAGCTGGGGAGACCAATGCGGAAAGAAAAATAAGCCTGGGGTCTATGCACGGGTCACTCACTTCCTGGACTGGATCAAATCAAAGACTCAAGCATCACCTAAATGA
- the LOC133158415 gene encoding E3 ubiquitin-protein ligase TRIM69-like — MGTVEETLKCPACQDLFTDPVKLPCRHYFCLTCIQAVCEGAPLFCPECQILLPSNLTLEIDASLQSKVKDFSVKSSTSALLTETKLSSTIRCDHCIETPSEAIRTCLTCDASLCQAHALLHEQRSALREHTVVESMLETTVKQLLQMRCEAENAIKDLEFMYTQTVMSAADFRERISDKYNRIRVVLDGDERLMMQIIDAEEECMSEWLEAQRGIVEARIKEIDQLRVSSKLLLQETHDLSFIQQVTTQNLCDPPKLAPIQQIDRDLCEPDKLRTVEKLVDDLSVALSQHFPRMWSYLSCPSLDLKTAHPKLEVSQDGRQVCWRVQPNSTWAPTIQPYDSQYSVLAQKSFTTGRHYWEVIVQEKPYWLIGVTTGPVTRDICLSPRPSGLGVNKTSWCIYHSEGQYMACHDTQEKQLQVGKKVRKLGILANLPKGELSFYNADTMSLLHSFYVECKEPLFPMFNPCIDVNGLNRQPLTMFWINDPWDWSVNTDGGEE, encoded by the exons ATGGGGACTGTCGAAGAAACTCTGAAGTGCCCTGCTTGCCAGGATTTATTTACAGATCCTGTGAAACTCCCATGCAGACATTACTTTTGTCTGACCTGCATACAAGCTGTCTGTGAGGGGGCTCCACTTTTCTGCCCAGAGTGTCAGATCCTGCTACCATCCAACCTCACCCTGGAGATAGATGCAAGCCTACAAAGCAAAGTGAAGGACTTCAGTGTCAAATCATCAACGTCGGCGCTACTGACAGAAACTAAATTGTCGTCAACTATCCGCTGCGACCACTGCATAGAGACGCCATCAGAAGCTATCAGGACCTGCCTGACCTGTGACGCATCTCTGTGCCAGGCTCATGCATTGTTGCATGAGCAAAGATCTGCATTGAGGGAGCACACTGTGGTGGAG AGCATGTTGGAGACAACTGTGAAACAATTGCTCCAGATGAGATGTGAAGCCGAGAACGCCATTAAGGACTTGGAGTTCATGTATACACAAACGGTG ATGTCCGCAGCGGATTTTAGAGAGAGGATCTCAGATAAGTACAACAGGATCCGAGTTGTGCTGGATGGCGACGAGCGTCTGATGATGCAGATCATTGATGCAGAAGAAGAATGCATGAGCGAGTGGCTGGAAGCGCAGAGAGGAATCGTGGAGGCGCGCATCAAGGAGATAGACCAACTCAGAGTTTCTAGTAAATTACTCTTACAAGAAACACATGACTTAAGCTTCATACAA CAAGTTACCACGCAGAATCTGTG TGACCCGCCAAAATTGGCACCCATTCAACAAATAGACCGAGACCTGTGTGAACCTGACAAGTTGAGAACAGTGGAGAAGCTTGTGGATGACCTGTCAGTGGCTCTTTCGCAACATTTTCCTCGAATGTGGTCCT ATCTAAGTTGTCCTTCTCTGGACTTGAAAACAGCCCACCCAAAGCTGGAGGTATCCCAAGATGGGAGACAAGTGTGCTGGAGAGTGCAACCAAACAGTACATGGGCTCCAACCATTCAACCATATGATTCCCAATACAGCGTTTTGGCTCAAAAGAGTTTTACTACTGGCCGACACTACTGGGAAGTCATCGTACAGGAGAAACCGTACTGGCTGATTGGTGTGACCACCGGTCCAGTCACTAGAGACATTTGTCTGAGTCCAAGACCTTCTGGTCTAGGTGTGAATAAGACTTCCTGGTGCATCTACCATAGTGAGGGACAATATATGGCGTGCCATGACACGCAGGAGAAACAACTCCAAGTTgggaagaaagtcagaaagttggGCATACTGGCAAATCTCCCAAAGGGGGAACTGTCGTTCTACAATGCAGACACCATGAGTCTACTTCACTCTTTCTACGTGGAGTGCAAAGAGCCACTTTTCCCAATGTTTAACCCTTGCATTGATGTAAATGGACTGAACAGGCAGCCCTTGACCATGTTTTGGATCAATGACCCCTGGGACTGGAGTGTCAACACAGATGGAGGTGAGGAGTGA